The genomic region ACATTTATGACCTTACCGTTGCAATACCTCCCAGGTGAAGAACAGGTACCACCAGATGAAGATTACTACGACGAGATCAGTTGTCGTCTCTCAGTCAGCGGTTGGCGTTAAGGAAATAATATTAGTTCGATTCATTTATTATCAATAATTCTGTAAGACATTTTCGTTATGTAATAAAGTTTGTAACATTCATCTCTATACACTGAGTCATTATATTATATGTGTTGATCTTGTTTGACGTACATATAAGACGTATCCGAGTTTGTCATTAAAAATGAGTGTGACAAAAAAAGTGTCAGTGACCTCAAAAACTATAATTTAGAAACGAAATAAGGGTATGCTTAGGTCCCACCCAACTAAAGTTTTGCTTTTAGTCCCTAAACGACCAAACAACATAACTAAATGAGACCTCCGAAATAAAAATTCGAAAAACTAAAATTTAACGACTAAAGCTTAGATGGTGACTGAAGGAACGAACACCAAATGACCTCACAATTTGCCTTACCACAAATGCTTCCAGTAGTGTGGGAAAAGAAGTGTGTAATTACAGATCATCATAGGGCAGATTCGACGGACCCAAGCCTCAGTTGAATTTCAACATGCTTGAAGATAAAAATCTAAATTTATGTCCCGAGGGATGTCTAACAAAAGCAGTTTCACACCGGGACCATATGAACACCCTATGAAAACCTGCTCCTTCGTCCACTGCTCTAACAATAAAATCAGCTGATGAAGTACATTGGGTTTGGTAGCTTGAAGGATCTCGTTGCCATGGGCGATCCTATCAAATCACTCCACTGATCCCCTGAGTTCCCAAGTATCTTGAAACCTTCCGCTTCCATTGCTGCTCGTCTCTCTGATTTGTACTGCACAGCGTTCTTGCCAATATCATAAGGTTGCCTGCAGCAAGAATATGCTTAGATTAATAACTGAGCTGGCTATTGATATGCATTGACCTAGTGATTATGTAACTTCTAAGTGCAGATGTCCTGAGGAAAATCTGCAGTAACAAACTACAAACTGTGAAGACAAAACATAGAAATTGGTGGCGAAGCAGGGGTTCTTAATGGTTGCCCTTGTATCTGAGCAAAATATCCTTTAGTAAGAAATATACTTTTAGCTACAGAAATATCAAGATTCACGAAAATATAATTTTGACCCTTGAACTCAAAAACCAAAGACGGCTTCAGCTCCCAAACTAAAACTCGGCCGGGAAGGGAAAGACCGTCCTCCCGGTAATATATTAACAAGAGACCGAAACAATGGCCTCGATCGAGAAAATCTCCGAACCCTGGcccccatcactaacgggccgACGTCAACCATCCACCCTGCAACGACCCAACCGGAGGGTGGCACACATGACATTGTAACCTGAGAGCGGATGGAACACAACGAgaagatttttttaaccaagcctaaAAATTCGCACCGAGGGGTATCAAACCCAGAACTTGAAGATGTTACTCGGAAGCCCTTAACCACTAGGCTAGATGCTATTTCGCCTTCAGCTCTCAAACTTGACATCTTTAGATCTTCAGCCTAATCAAAAAGGTGGTTTACTGCTACACAGTGCTGAACTGCTGATATGAGAGCTTTTCGCTGAGTGCCACACGCAGTCCATGTGGCAAACTTTTCAACCTTTTCTGTTCTGATTTCCACCACTTAGGGCATGTTTAGGAGGAAGGAAAATGAAGGGGATTCGAGGGGTTAAGATCcccttgctattcaaaattgaatagcacGGAGATTTTAGCCCTTCTAATCTCCTTTATTCTGCTGACTTCCACACAAGCTCTTAAAATTTTCTTTTCCCCCCTTTTCCTCACTGAGTCACACACCTTGGCTTCGAGGCATAGTGCCATCGATGGGAATCTAAGTATCTAACCCCAATAGGAGGCGGCCGAGGCGTGAGACAAACTACTAATATCACGGGGAACTAGCTTGTGGGCTTCCTCGTTAGTCGGTACTGGGTAACATAGAAGGTGGACAGCCACGGTAGGCCAGTGCAATGTGGTGACTGACTCGACAACGCACTTGTGACTGGAATAGCTCAAGGGCAGGCTAGGGAGGGAGGTACAAGGCAACGAGGCAGAATTTCTGACGCGGTGAAAAAAAATTAAGGCGCATCAAAGGAAGAGATCAAGCAGGGCGACACTAAGTGCATGTCAGCCAAAAAAATGCTGATGCGGCTGATGATTCTGGCAGCTAAAGCAGGAGTTCGGAGATGTGAAGGGCACTGATTGTATAGTGAATACAATCAGAACATGATTTAACTACTGATTTTGCAAAAGGATTGATGTCAGAGTAGGATATGGGGATGAAGTGAAGGGAGGTTTTAGGAGGAGCAGAGCTCACCGCTCAAGATTCTGGACAGATCTGGCCAAGAAATATTTGCTCCCTGAAATCTTGCTTGCTTGCTTTGAATATGTGCCGCCTGTATTCCAGGACACAATCCTCATCTCTCGCCTCTCGGCCTAGTCCTCAGCCAGACCACTGTCAGCAACATGGGCATGTCATTAGTACCCAATACCCATGGCCCTTCATGTGTGCACTGCTGCAATGATAATGATAGCAGCAAACCACCGTTGAGTGCCTGGGAGTAGGAGAGCAGTGTTGCACCAAAGAGGGTGGAAAAAGGGAGATGGGGAAGAAGACACTGTCATTGACTCAACGTGGTTGGTGATATGCCATAGGGATACATGTGGGTACCCAATGagtctttcctttctcttttcttgTTTTCAAAATCTAGACTAGTTCATTTTGATGTGGGTTGAACCAATTGCAGTGGCGGACCTAGGATTTGAACCTAGGGTAGTTGAGGACAAAAAAATTGATATATAATACAACATATAATTTGGTACCATATATATCTAATTTCCATCCGCTCGATACATGATTATTGATTAGAAATTAACAAAAAAATGACATGTAATACATTTAATTCAACAAATTCAGTTGATAGTTACATAGATTTATTTCTTTTAGCCTAAATGCTAATGAGTAGTTTGTTTTTGTACCAAATTCTAGGATAGTCGGAGGCCTATCCAAAACACTCCTTAGCTCCGCCCCTGACCAATTGCCATAGAAAAGTAAACTTGCATCTCTGATATAGGCAAAACCATGGTGATGCGGTGCAAATTTGTGTAGAATGAGATCTTAGGCCTAAAGTGCAAGATATCGATAATTCAATGAAGTTGTCTGATTTTGGAGTTTGACGGCCAAAATCGAATTCAAGCAATAGTTCAAGGGTTAGAATGGACTTTTTCCTTGGTTTTTTTATATAATTCAATAAACATTGACAATATATCATTTTCATAAACAGAATTGTAGAAAATACCTCAGTATGAGTTTTTCCCATGAGTTGTAGCCAGCAAACAAAAGATTCAATTCTGTGGCATTACGTTGGAATTCACTCCGGCCAGTCAATAGGATAACATGGAAACCAAGTCCCTGAAGTTGATTGTACAAATTCAAGCTCGATGGTAATGTTGGTGCCTTTGCAGCATCTACCCATTCATCAAATGAGGTCTCATTGAATTCCTGTGATCTAGAAAATCAGGGGAAATGTCAAAACAATACAACAAAATTGGACACATAAGTCAAGTAGAGCCAGTTTATGCATTCATTTTTTAAGAGCAACACAAAAAAATCAGGTTTACCTCAACTAAAAAAAGATCAACGATACcagagatgttctggagacaaaatCTAGCAGCTTCCTTTTCTTTTGCTCAATAAACATTGTGGGTTGTCCCCCAAGTTACAAGCAAAAATTCAATACAAGGCACAAGCTGACCATAAGCCCATAAGGTATACAGAGGATGCCAATTAATTTGGACCCCATAACAGCTTTATACATGATACAGTTAGCTGCTTCTATTTCCTTTCTTAGTTAATTTGTAGTCCCAGAATCCTAACAAAGCATAATAAGCAGCAATGTGTTTACAGGCAAACAATCCCACCGTACCTAGAGTGCTTTGTGCGATATTAATATTTAACACATGACAGAGAATACCTCAGCATTGGCACATTGGTTTGGCAAACCAATGCTAAACCACAGTGGTGGAGTATTATCATGACCCAGAGCAATGCTTAAAAGTCTTTAAGTCGCTGAATCGAACAAATTCGCATTGAGTTCAGTTTTTGCCACAACTGATTCTAAATAGGGGCGGACCCAAGGGTACTCTAGGTACACCCCTCAACTACAAGTAATTTGGTTCAAAAACATACTACTCCTTAGAAATTAGGTCCAAAACAAATTTATGTAACTTGTAACCTAATTTGATGAATTAAATACATCATGACTCATGAGACATTTTGGTTGTTTTCTGCTTATATATATGAATCGATGGAAATTATATATATGTGGTACCAAACTACACATAGTATCACATCTCAAAAAAAAATTCTCCACTACCCAAGTTGAAATCCTGGATCGGCCACTGATTCTAAGGGTGTGTTTAGTTGAGGAGTGGATGAGAACGGTTTTTGGATGTTTGGTTTCtaacaaaaaaaaaaaaagtGAGGAGCGGCTGCTAAAATCTTCACATGTAAATTTACTATAAATAGTTGCAATACTCCTGCTCCACCAAAATGATCGGACCGTAAgcattcttttccctcttcttcactCTACACTCATAACTCTCTAACCAAACAAAAAACCAATCTTCAATCAGAGAAAAAAGCTTGCCAAACACAAAATATAATGCCTCCATTATCAAAAAATGATATGGAACTAGTTGACTCTTCAATCGCGTGGCAAACGGGGACGCGGTGGCTGCAGTCACCTTACCCCCATCCGTTGACCGCGTAGTACGGCGCGTTAGAGAGCAGCGTCTCGTCGACGTCGAACACCCACGCAGGCCTCGCGCTCGCCGAGCCGCCCCACTCGGCGGCGGCCAGGGCTTCGGAGGCGAAGGCTAGGGCGTCGGCGTCGGCGACGGCGGAGTCAGACGCGTAGCGAGGTCCCTCCATGTAGTCCCGCACGAAAGCCCCACAGCGCGAGGGCACGGCGCTCCAGGGGCCCGCGTTGGCCGTCTCCACCGACAGCCTCCAGCTGTCACAGAAGAGCGCGTCCGCggcgtctgccgcgccagaggaGCCCGCGGTGGGGTCGTCCGGGACCGTGCGGATGACAGCGGGCACGGCGGTCGCTGATGCGATGAGCGAGAGGGCGAGGAGAAGGCGCTGGGTCATGTCGCCGACGGCGGCGCCCTG from Zea mays cultivar B73 chromosome 6, Zm-B73-REFERENCE-NAM-5.0, whole genome shotgun sequence harbors:
- the LOC100191194 gene encoding acid phosphatase 1 precursor; translated protein: MHGRTQGAAVGDMTQRLLLALSLIASATAVPAVIRTVPDDPTAGSSGAADAADALFCDSWRLSVETANAGPWSAVPSRCGAFVRDYMEGPRYASDSAVADADALAFASEALAAAEWGGSASARPAWVFDVDETLLSNAPYYAVNGWGSQEFNETSFDEWVDAAKAPTLPSSLNLYNQLQGLGFHVILLTGRSEFQRNATELNLLFAGYNSWEKLILRQPYDIGKNAVQYKSERRAAMEAEGFKILGNSGDQWSDLIGSPMATRSFKLPNPMYFIS